The DNA segment TAGCAGCTAAAGTCCAAGGAGTAGTAGTCCAAGCTATAAAATATGGCTTACCCCACTCTGCCATCTCTGGCTTAGGATTCTTCATAGCAAACTGTGCTGTTACTGTAGTATCCTTAACATCTCTATAACAACCGGGCTGGTTAAGTTCATGGCTAGACAAGCCTGTACCTGCTGCAGGTGAATATGGCTGTATGGTATAGCCTTTGTACAATAAGTCTTTATTATAAAACTGCTTAAGTAACCACCAAAGCGTTTCCATATACTTATTATCATAAGTAATATAAGGGTTATCCAGATCTACCCAATATCCCATTTTTTCAGTCAGTTCACGCCATTCCGTCGTAAACTTCATTACGTTCTCTCTACATTTCTTATTGTATTCTTCAATAGAAATTTTAGAACCAATATCTACTTTAGTTATGCCAAGTTCCTTTTCAACGCCAAGTTCAACAGGCAAGCCATGAGTATCCCACCCTGCCTTACGATGGACCTGAAATCCCTGCATTGTCTTATATCTGTTAAAAGTATCCTTTATTGCACGAGCCAATACATGATGAATTCCGGGATGACCATTAGCCGAAGGAGGACCTTCAAAGAAAACAAATTGAGGACATCCCTCACGTTCACTTATTGATTTATGAAAAACATCATTTCTTGTCCAGTCAGCAAGTACATCCTTGTTAACCTCTGTAAGATTCAAACCTTTATGTTCGGCAAATTTCTTGGCCATATCTTTAAATTAATTTAAAATTCAAAAATGCTATTTTTATAGCGTGCAAAGGTAAGAAAAAAAATTAGTAAAGCAAAAGAAATAAAAAAAATAATATTTTAATATATCTGTATCACAAAATATTTGTATCTTTGGAGAATGAAAAGAGCTATAATCATAGGTGCATCATCAGGCATAGGGTTTGAAATCAGTAAGTTGCTTCTTGCAGATGGATGGAATATTGGAGTCGCTGCAAGGAGAACCAACCGCCTGGAATCGCTCAAGTCAATGTCACCAACAACAGTTGAAACAGAATATTTAGACATAACATCCGATGATTCCTCATCACGGATACTTTCACTAATAGATCGTCTTGGCGGAATAGACCTTTTTATTCAAGCTTCAGGTATTGGTAAGCAAAACAGAGATTTAAACCAGCAAATTGAAATAGATACTATAAGAACAAATACGCTAGGTTTCACACGTGTAATAACGACTGTATTTAATTACATGAGTAAAAATAGCGGTGGACACATTACAGTAATCAGTTCTATTGCAGGAACTAAAGGGCTCGGTCCTGCGCCATCTTATTCTGCATCAAAGGCATTTCAAAGCACGTACATACAGGCACTAGAACAATTGTCTAATATGCGTCACCTAAATATCAAGTTCACAGATATACGCCCTGGATTTGTAGATACCGACTTATTATCAGATGATCACTATCCGATGCTTATGGATAAGACTAATGTTGCTAAAGAAATCATAAGAGCTATCCATGCAAATAAACATATATCAATAATAGATTGGCGCTGGCGCATTACAACTTTTTTATGGAGGATTATGCCACGCTACATATGGAGAAAAATAAAACTATAATATGTCAGATCACAAAAATATTTTTCGTATACAATCAGTCAACAAGGCATTTATTATTGCAGTTGTTATAAATCTTATTTTTATATCAATTGAAACAACTGTTGGACTAACGGAATCTTCACTTAGCCTTCTTTCAGATGCCGGACATAACTTACGCGATGTCTTTTCACTATTATTAGTGCTCGTCTCATTTCGACTAGCAAAGGTAAAAAGGAACAAACACTTCACCTACGGATACAAAAAAAGTACAATATTAATTTCACTAGTCAATGCGACAATCTTAATAGTAGCATTGTGTGCCATCATAATTGAAAGCATATTAAAATTTCATGTGCCTGCAAATGTAAATGGAGAAGCAATGTCATGGACAGCAACAGCCGGAATAGTCGTTAATGGAATTACTGCAGCCCTACTTATAAATGGTCAGAAACATGACATAAACATACGTGGTGCCTTTCTGCACAAACTTATAGATGCAATGGTTTCCGTTGGAGTTGTAATTTCAGGACTTGTTATAACCTACACTGGATGGAATATCATTGATCCTATAGTCAGTCTTGTTATAGCAATAGTCATACTAATTCCAAGTGTCAAACTCCTAATAGAGAGCATTCATTTATCATTAGATGGCATTCCACACGGTATTAACATAGAAGATATAGAGAAAATCATTAAGAACACTAGCCATGTTATCGAAGTTCACCATATACACATCTGGCCATTAAGCACTACTGAAAATGCATTAACTGCTCATATAAAAATAGATGATATTTCTTATATGGAGAATGTAAAATACGAGATTAAGAATCAACTAGAAATTGCAGGAATAAACCACACTACAATAGAATTCGAAAGTAATATTTTTAAATGCGATGATACCAGATGCAATATTGCTTCACCGCAAAATTAGATTTTAAGTACTTACACTAATCGTCCCTTTTGTCACAATGTACGCTAAACCAGAATTTTGACCCTTTACATGGTTCTGATTCTACACCAATACGACCATTTACCTTGTCAATAATATCTTTGAATATACATAAACCAAGTCCTGGACCTTGAGAGAACTGGCTAATTTTTTCGAACTTTCCAAATATGACACTTTGATATTCCTTAGCAATTCCTATTCCTGTATCAGCAACAGACACTGTTAGCAAGGAACCAGCAACACTATAATCTACGGTAATATTACCACTAGGGGTAAACTTATTTGCATTTAGTAACAGTATATTCATAACCTCACTAAGACGATGAGGATCTAGATAGACAGGATATGATTCATGTTCAATAAGTCTCAGTTCTAAACCTTCATGTATTTTATCACGCATACTTTCTATAAAATCGTGCATAAAAGAGCTTATATCAAATTTATTGCGATTAAACATATAACAACCGCTCTCCAATGAAGACAGAGAAATCAAATCATTAATAATCACAATAAGCATATCCAAATTTTTATAGATTATATCCATAAACAATTCGTGTTCCTCTTTTGTAACACCTGCATCAAGCAACTGTAAAAAACCAATGACAGCATTAAGAGGGGTTCGTATTTCATGGCTTATATTATGAACGAATGTGGATTTCATTCTGTCCGCAGATTCGACTTTCATACTCATTTTATTATAGTCATCCATATGCTTATGAACTAGGTCTGTATTTTTAAAGACCAACATATACCTAAGTGGAACGCCACTTATATCATTTTCATAAGGAAATATAACTATATTCTGCCATGAATATGTTGTAATATTAGGTAATTGAAATTTTAATTCACTTGAGAACAACCCAGAACCTTTATTTAAAGCATATTGAACTATTTTTTTTGCAGCTTCCATATCATCGGGATGCACACGACTATAAAATTTGTCCAAGTCAAAATCATCCGTTAACTCTAGGTCTTCTATTTTCCAATCATAAAATTTAAGTTTATTAATATCAAAAAGAATATACGATATTTGATCATGTAAAGAAATAGCAGTCATATTATGTTGAAAATATTGCATTTTACTATATTTCAAACAATTATTTTTCACTGTAAGAAAATAATGTAGACAAACAAATGCAAATGCAATAATTACAAGACCGTCCAAAACCATCAATACTCTATATAATATTGAGTTTTCATCATAGAATTTATGCAATAAAACCCCTAGTGTTGCGACAATCACAAAGACTATCAACACTACGCAAAATTCCATTTTCATTTTTCTTTTCATGACATTCAGCTTCTTATATTCATTTTATAAAAATGTGTGTATTTAAATTCAACATTATAGTATAAGACAATCGTTTTCTGAATAATTGTCATAAACAATAAATACCTTTTTATCCATAACACTCCTATTGTTAATAAAGCAAAGGAAACGCCTATTTTTAAAATGTTCACAATAGCAGAAATAAATATTTTTTCCATATCAAAATCACATATCAAAAAATTTCTTACGCAGAAGAATTTTGATAGTAACAATAAAATTGAATATAATGCAAAAATGTCAGATATATAAATATTATATATCTCATGTGTGTGTGTGTGTGTGTGTGTGTGTGTGTGTGTGTGTGTGTGTGTGTGTGTGTGTGTGTGTGTGTGTGTGTGTGTGTGTGTGTTAGCAAAATTATTTAATCTTGCAAACATATTAACATATTTAACATATACACTTATCATAATAAAGTTTTATTTGAGATATAAGAAAAACAAAGGTATACTATATTTTTGTATAAAACAAACTTTTTAATAAAAAAAATACATTTAGAAGATTTTTTATAATTTTAAAACTATGCAAAATATTTAATGTGATTTAATTAGGTCCTTAGTACTTTTAATATTAAAAATATATAATTAAATTAAGCATATTTACCTAAAAAATATGGGTCCAATTTACACAATGTAATAAAAACAGACATTTGTTAATCCTTAAAACTTTATTATATAAGTATATTGAGAATGCTTTTATTGCATATATAATAAAGTAAAGGTTACAAAATCAGCAAACATACGTCTTAAATAATATGAAAACAAACATATTAAACAAAAAACTATTTTTTAGTATTGCTCTTTTATGTTACGTCTCTGTTTCTTTTTCTCAAAATAACGGACTCGTAAATATGAAAAAAAGTCGCAGTGCTATAATTTGTAATACTCCCATAGGAGCCGTAAAATGGACAAAGGGCTTTTGGGGTGATGAATTTAACGTATTAAGTAATACCTCGATCTGGAGCATGTGGAATACATGGGACACTCCTGAAATTTCTCACGGATTTAGAAATTTTGAGATTGCAGCAGGTGATATTGAAGGCGAACATATAGGACCTCCATTCCATGACGGAGACATGTACAAATGGCTAGAAGCTGCTGCTGCCGTATATGCTATAACTAAAGATAAAAAAATTGATGCACTCATGGATAAATTTATAAATGAGGTGTTGAAAGCTCAAAGGTCGGATGGATATATACATACACCAGTCATCATACAAGAAAGAAACAAGGGTATAGACTCACATAAAATAGATAAGACAATTATTGGTACTGAGGTAGGTAACAATAAAGAAAAGGTCGCTTTTGCTAACAGACTGAACTTTGAGACTTATAATCTCGGACATCTTATGACTGCAGCGGTTGTACACTACAGAGCAACAGGTAAACGTACTCTGCTTGACGCAGCAATAAAAGCCACTGATTTTCTGTGTCATTTTTATGAAACTGCATCTGCTGAACTTGCCAGAAATGCCATATGTCCATCACATTATATGGGTGTCATTGAAATGTATCGTACAACAGGCAATCCACGCTATCTCAAATTAGCAGAAAATCTTATAAACATACGAGGATTAGTAAATAACGGTACCGATGACAATCAAGACCGGATACCATTTAGAGAACAGTATGCTGCTATGGGACATGCAGTAAGAGCCAACTATCTCTATGCAGGCGTAGCTGATATTTATGCTGAAACAGGTGAAGACCAGCTAATGAACAATCTTACAAAGATATGGACTGATATTGTTAATCATAAAATGTATATTACAGGGGGGTGTGGAGCTCTTTATGATGGAACATCTCCAGATGGGACTAATTATACGCCTGACAGTATTCAGAAAGTTCATCAAGCATATGGCAGGGCTTATCAACTACCAAACTCTACCGCTCATAACGAAACTTGTGCGAATATAGGTAACCTGCTTTTCAATTGGCGAATGTTTGAAGTAACCGGTGACGCAAAATATACAGACATAGTTGAAACTGAATTATACAATGGCATATTGAGCGGAATTAGTCTAGATGGTGAAAAATACTTTTATACAAATCCTCTTCGTATAAGTAAAGATTTCCCTTATACACTGAGGTGGCCAAAGACTAGAGAAAAATACATTAGTTGCTTTTGCTGTCCTCCTAACACTTTGCGCACTCTATGCGAAGCACAGAATTATGCATATACGACGAGCAAAGGTAGACTATGGTGTAATATTTATGGCAGCAGTATATTAAAAACAAAAATAGGTAATGGCAATCTAAAGGTAACACAAACCACAGAATATCCTTACGATGGCAATATAACAATAGTTATTGACACAGTTTCACCAGACAACTCCTTAAATACAGTATGTTTGCGTATTCCAGGATGGTGTGATAGTGCTGCAATATCAGTCAATGGGGTAAAACAGAATGTTGAAATTTCTAAAGGAAAGTATTCTTCTATAAGCAGAAGATGGAAAAACGGTGATAAAATAAGACTGATGTTAGACATGCATCCCCAACTAATCGAGGCAAATCCATTAGTCGAAGAAGATAAAAACCAAGTTGCAGTAAAGCGTGGCCCAATTGTCTACTGCCTCGAATCAGCAGATATATCTAACGGTAAAAGTATCGATGATATTGCCATTCCTGAAAATATAAAACTAACGGAAAAGCGAATATCAATAGATAACCATTATATGGATGCTCTAGAGGGTGAAGCAATACTAAGATCAGGACATTCATGGAAAAATGTACTATATCGTAAAATAGAAAGTGACACCGATAAAATCAAGATAAGACTTATACCATATTATGCATGGGGTAATAGAGGTAATACAGAAATGACCGTATGGATGAACAGAAAATAATTATGAAAACAGTATTAAAGAAAGTTACTATATTATTAATCGGTTTGGTCTATTTTATAAACGTAGGAGCAACTGACATCTTTGTTGCTACATATGGTAATGATGCCAACGACGGTTTGAATAAACCACTATCATCACTATCAATGGCAATTAGAAAAGCTAGAGAGATAAGACGTAACTGTAAAACATCAGATAGCATAAAAATCCATATTAAAAAAGGGACATATAGACTATACGAACCAATATTTTTAAGACCAGAAGACTATAACATCGAGATTATTGGTGATTATGGAACTATTATAAGTGGAGGCATAACTGTAACAGGTTGGAAAAGAGACGGTAAGTTATGGGTAGCTGACGCACCTGATTTCAATGGCCATCCATTGGATTTTAGACAAATGTGGGTAAACGGGGTAAAGGCTGTAAGAGCTAGAGATGTCGTAGACTTTGAAAATATGCACCGCATAAAGAGTATCAATAAAGAAAAGAGGATTATATGGGTTCCAAAATCATCTATAGAAAAAGTGATACATTCTCAATATACAGAAATGGTTCTGCATGAAATGTGGTGTATTGCCAATCTTAGGATTAAGAATATTGTAATACAAGGAGACTCCGCAGGAATATCATTTCAAGAACCAGAAAGCAGTATTCAATTTGAACATCCATGGCCTAGTCCGATGGTAACAAAAGACGGCAAACAAAATTCGCCTTTCTATTTAACTAACTCTATGCAACTACTTGACAATGAGGGAGAATGGTATCATGACATACGTAGCGGAAAATTATATTACTATCCACGCGATAATGAAGATATGACTAACACCGAGGTAATAATACCAGCATTAGAAACATTGGTACAAATTACCGGTACGCCAGATTATGTCGTTAATAATATAACTTTCAGAAATATACAATTCGAGAACACGTCATGGATTAGGCCCTCTTACTACGGTCATGTGCCTCTACAGGCGGGTATGTACCTTACGGAAGCTTATAAGCTAAATCCAAAGATGGTAAGAAATGATGGAAATCACAAACTAGACAATCTAGGATGGCTTGGCCGTGCTAATGCAGCAGTAGAAATAAGAAATGGTAATGATATAAATTTCCGCAATTGCACATTTCAACACCTTGGTGGTAGCGGAATTGATTATATTATAGGAGACAAAAGAGGCATTGTAGACAGTTGCATTTTCAGAGATATAGCAATGAACGGATATGTATCCGGAAGTTTCTCTACTTCCGGAATAGAAGCACATCTGCCATACAATCCAAAAGACAAACGTGAAATATGCGAAATGCAAACTATAAATAATAGTATTTTTAAAGAAGTGGCTAACGAGGATTGGGGATGTGTAGCAATAGCTGCCGGATTTGTAGCAAATATAAATATTGAAAATAACAATATAAGTGAAATTCCATATACCGGAATCAGCCTTGGTTGGGGGTGGACATGTTCGCCAAATTGCATGCACGACAATCGCGTGTATGGAAATACAATATATCATTATGCCATGCATATGTACGACACAGCCGGAATTTATACACTGGGGGCACAACCAGGAACAGTTATATCTCACAACAAAATATACGGTATATACCACCCTTCTTATGTACATGATCCTGAACATTGGTTCTATCTATATACTGATGAAGGAAGTTCTGGTATTACAGTAAAAGACAACTGGACTGAAAGTGAGAAATTTCTTAAAAACGCGAATGGCCCTGGAAATATATGGAAAAACAATGGAAGAATAAAACAATAATGCAATCATGAATAAACGAATAGCAAATATAATTATATTATCGGCATTTACCTTATCTGTCTCTGCACAAACATGGATATGGTACCCTGGAGATTTTGAAATCTGGCTAGGTAACAATATGAACAACCAACGTACAGACCGTGGAACTTTTTTCCCTCCATTTTGGAAATCTGATAGTCACTATGTTACTGTCGAATTCAGCAAAAAGATTTCATTGGATAGGTCTGAAACCATAAACATATCTGCAGAAGGAAAATATAATGTAAAGATAGACGGCAAGCTGATGTTCGGTATGCCACATAAGATAACACTTGATAGTGGGTTCCACAGCCTCAACATCAAAGTATGGAATCAGTCAAGTCCTCCATCTATTTTCGTTGATGGTAATACAATAAAGAGCGATAGTACGTGGAAAGTAACAAATGAAGATAAAGAATGGATAGACGAAAGTGGCAAAGCAAGCGACACTTCTGCCAGTATATATATGGACGCCGGCTCTTGGAATTTTAACACAAAAGAAGAAAGACCATCTCTTTACAAATTAAAAACAGAACCTCGAAATCTGAAAGAATATATTAATAGTAAGTATCCTGGCAAGCTATATGATGCAGGTGCCGAAACATTTGGATATATTACGTTGAAAGGCATTAAAGGAAAAGGGCAAATCAGCATCTATTATGGAGAAAGTAAAGAGGAGGCTATGGATACTGATAAGTGTGAAACACTTGACAGACTAAGCATAGATAATTCAAAAATAACTAATATTTCCACAAACCAGACTAGTGATTTCAATACAGAATACACCATTAATCTTAGCAAAGCTTTCAGGTACATATATATTGTTAGTAACAACGATATTAGAATTGAAGATGTAAGTATGAAATATGAGTATCAGCCAGAAGTAAATCATAGTTCATTTGAATGTAATGACGAAACTATTAATAAGATATGGAACATTGGCATTTACACTTTGGGATTAACTACAAGAGAGTTTTTCATAGACGGAATAAAGCGCGACAGGTGGACTTGGAGCGGTGATGCCTATCAAAGTTATCTAATGAACTATTACAGTTTTTTTGACTCTGATTGTGTAAAGAGAACAATATGGCAATTACGCGGCAAAGACCCTGTTACGAGTCACATCAATACTATAATGGATTACACGTTCTACTGGTTTCTTGGCATATACGACTACTATATGTACAGTGGAGACAAACACTTTCTGAGTCAAATATATCCGCGAATGCAGACAATGATGGATTATGTACTCGGACGTTTAGACAATAACGGGATGGTTACCGGACTTACTGGAGATTGGGTATTCGTCGACTGGGCAGACAAACCGATGGATAAGCACGGTGATTTATCGTTTGAACAAGTACTGTTCTGCAAAAGCTTAGAGACAATGACACTATGCGCAAAAGTAACAGGGAATAATCCGGATGCCGGTAAATATCAAAAGTTATATACAGACCTGAAAGCTAAATTGATACCAACATTCTGGAATGAAAAAAAGCAAGCGATGGTACACAACTGTATCGAAGGCAAACAAAGCGAACAGATAACTAGATATTCTAATATCTTCGCTGTGCTATATAATTATCTCACAGAAAAACAGAAACAAGAGGTTAAGTCTTCTGTACTTGAGAACAACAATATAATGAAAATTACAACTCCATATATGAGATTTTATGAACTGGAAGCTTTATGCGCTATGGGCGAACAGACCAATGTCACGAAGCAGATTAAAGACTATTGGGGAGGTATGATACACGAAGGAGCAACTTCATTTTGGGAGAAATATAATCCTGATGAAAAAGGTAAACAACATCTGGCTATGTATGGCAGGCCCTATGGAAAGAGTCTTTGTCATGCGTGGGGAGCAAGCCCTGTTTATCTATTAGGAAAATATTATTTGGGTGTTAAACCAATAAAAGAAGGATACAAAGAATTTTCAATAACTCCTGTTTTGGGAGGATTAAAATGGATACGTGGTACAGTACCTACCCCGAATGGCTGCGTCAAAGTATATGCAGACAAAAATATGATAAGAGTGAAAGCAACAGAAGGCAATGGTTATCTTTATTTCCATTCTACTAAAAATCCACAAACTAATATCGGGGAAATAAATCGTATCAATAATAATTACTATCGTATATGGGTTAACACCAATCAAGAGGTTGTAATCTCACGATAATCACTTTTGCTAAAGATGGAACCGAATGTAAATAGTTTATTGTTAAATCTTTATTTCATTAATAATAAAGCACATCTACAGTCGTTTCCATCTACATGCAATTCTCTTTTTTCAAATTGAATTAAAACTACTTTTATATTTTGTGTGTCTGTTGTGTTGGTCTTTATGAATCTAATGCAGATTGTAGCTTTATTCTGCATAATAATTTTCCATTTGCTATCTTTTGATGTGCAAAAGTAGCAAATTGGTAGCAAATAGCCAAAATAAATAAGCATAAAGATATAATTATTTTATTTATCTTATCATTATGGTATTATATATATGAAATTGCTTTCATTTTCACACTTAACTCTTGTTTTTTCTATCAATATGAAAGAATATACATAATACATCCGTTTTATATTATCTTTAATTATTTATAAATTAGGTACAACCGTTAAATTAAAGTGAAAAGTGTTTTTAGCAACTGATAAAATTAAAAATAAAATACCACTATACCACTATGGCATGTAAGTTGTTAATTATCTGCATATTGCAGATATACTGGTATCAAAACAAATACCACTAAATACCACCGAAATACCACTTCACAGCTAAAAAGAACCATATTTTTTCAAAATCAAGTATTTTAGTAACGTTTTTATAATTGTGTAAAGCATTTCAGTAAGTATAACAACAAAGATGTATACCTAATTCAGGCATAGTCAAGCCAACAGACAATGCTATTGCAGAACGTGTCAATGGCATCATAAAGCAGGAATGGATTTATCGTATGAAAAGGCCCAAGAACATGGACGGGGCCATGCATATATTAAAAGATATCATATACTTCTATAACAATAAGAGGCCACATATGAGTAACATGATGAAGACACCGGCAGAGAAAAGGAGAAATTATGTTGGATGTTAACGCTCTTTGGAGGCTTCACGCCTCCAGCCGCTTGGCAAACCACCGTGGTGTTTTTCATAGTTCTTATGTTGGATATATGGTATTTTTATTTAACTTTGTAAGCAACAAAACATACATAGAACAATATGTAAAACATTTTCTTTGTGTTAAGCAAATCAGGAAGGCTTTTATATTTCTGTAAAGTGGATCAGTAAAGATTTTAATAATTTGTATAGTAATTCAGTAAGTATAACAACAAAGATGTATACCTAATTCAGGCATAGTCACCTAATTCAGGCATAGTCAGTGAAAGTAGGGCTACTTTACTGCAAAAGTTATGCTTTTACAATGTAATAGCTATCCTTTTACTAACTTAAAGCTATCCATTAGCTAACCAAAAGCTATGCTTTCGCAACCCAAGAGCTATGCTTTCAACAAAAGATATCAATTTGTCATGTAAAGTGGCATTTCGGTGGTATTTAGTGGTATTATATTATCGCCGAAACGCCCATAAACACTATACTTGTGGTAAAGTGGTATTTTTTAATAAAAATCTGTGGCGGAAAACCTTTAAATTACTAAATATCTATCAAGTACAAAAATTAGGGGTCATCAAAACGATGGCCCCCGGATTATTTTAAGGTTGACAAAAAGTCTTATATACTATCAAAGCCAATTTCCAAATTTACGTATATATATTTTCTTTATTATTTGAGTAAGCATACAATAACAGAACAGTATTCCGATGAGCCAGAAAAAATATGATAGAGGCAGTGGAACAAGTCCAATGGCTGCTCCTATACCTGTAAACGGAATTATACAACCTATCACCATCACCATTAATGTCAATCCCATCACAGGCCATGAAGCTCTGCTTTGTATAAATGGGATTCTACGTGTACGTATCATATGCACAATAAGTGTCTGAGATAACAAACCTTCTACAAACCATCCTGACTGGAATAAGGATTGATGTGCAGGACTATTACATCCGAATACATACCACATAAGCAGATATGTAAGAATATCAAAGACCGAACTGATCGGACCTATGCACAGCATAAATCTACTTAAATCAGAAGCATCCCATTTGCGTGGTTTCTTAAGATACTCGCCATCAAACTTATCAAAAGGTATAGATATCTGTGATGTATCATATAACAAGTTCTGTATTAACAGGTGAACAGGCATCATTGGAAGAAATGGCAAGAAAGCGCTAGCTGCTAACACACTGAACATATTTCCAAAGTTAGAACTAGTCGTCATCTTGATGTACTTCATCATATTGCCAAATGTTTTACGCCCCTCCATCACGCCATCTTCTAGCACCATAAGGTCTTTCTCCAAAAGAATTATATCTGAACTTTCCTTTGCTATATCCACTCCTGAATCAACAGAGATACCAACATCAGACTGTCTCAGGGCTGCTGCATCATTAATTCCGTCGCCCATAAATCCTACAGTATTTCCTAAATCCTGTAATAGAGTAATAATACGAGATTTGGCCAAGGGTGTAAGCTTAGAGAACAAAACAGTATCAGGCAGTTTCTCTTTAAGTTCTTCATCTGTCATCGCATCTATCTGCATACCTGTAAGTGAAGAAGTGCTATCCATACCGATATGACGCGCAACGGTTTTTACAATAGCCTCGTTATCACCAGAGAGGACTTTCACACTTACTCCATTTTCTTCCAACTTACGTATAGCATTTATTGCTGAAGGCTTTGGAGGATCAAGAAATGCCAAATAACCTATTAAGACCATATCATCCTCGTCTATTACAGAGAATTCGCCTCCCTTTTCCACATAACTCTTTTGAGCAACAGCGATGACTCTAAGGCCGTCTCTATTCATATCCTCAGTTATATCAAGAGACTTTCTACGGAGTTCGTCAGTAATATAACATACCCTGTCGCCTATTTCAACATGAGAGCATATTGACAGAACTTCTTCAACTGCACCTTTTGTTATGATCTGTCTCTTTCCACTATGATCTTCCACAACTACAGACATACGACGCCTGGTAAAGTCAAATGGTATTTCATCTACCTTATTGTAATCATCTGCAAGATGTTCCATCTGTAAATCTGATACATGGGCTAAGATTGCCTTATCCATAAGATTTTTGAG comes from the Xylanibacter oryzae DSM 17970 genome and includes:
- a CDS encoding alpha-L-rhamnosidase-related protein, whose product is MNKRIANIIILSAFTLSVSAQTWIWYPGDFEIWLGNNMNNQRTDRGTFFPPFWKSDSHYVTVEFSKKISLDRSETINISAEGKYNVKIDGKLMFGMPHKITLDSGFHSLNIKVWNQSSPPSIFVDGNTIKSDSTWKVTNEDKEWIDESGKASDTSASIYMDAGSWNFNTKEERPSLYKLKTEPRNLKEYINSKYPGKLYDAGAETFGYITLKGIKGKGQISIYYGESKEEAMDTDKCETLDRLSIDNSKITNISTNQTSDFNTEYTINLSKAFRYIYIVSNNDIRIEDVSMKYEYQPEVNHSSFECNDETINKIWNIGIYTLGLTTREFFIDGIKRDRWTWSGDAYQSYLMNYYSFFDSDCVKRTIWQLRGKDPVTSHINTIMDYTFYWFLGIYDYYMYSGDKHFLSQIYPRMQTMMDYVLGRLDNNGMVTGLTGDWVFVDWADKPMDKHGDLSFEQVLFCKSLETMTLCAKVTGNNPDAGKYQKLYTDLKAKLIPTFWNEKKQAMVHNCIEGKQSEQITRYSNIFAVLYNYLTEKQKQEVKSSVLENNNIMKITTPYMRFYELEALCAMGEQTNVTKQIKDYWGGMIHEGATSFWEKYNPDEKGKQHLAMYGRPYGKSLCHAWGASPVYLLGKYYLGVKPIKEGYKEFSITPVLGGLKWIRGTVPTPNGCVKVYADKNMIRVKATEGNGYLYFHSTKNPQTNIGEINRINNNYYRIWVNTNQEVVISR
- a CDS encoding integrase core domain-containing protein, encoding MVKPTDNAIAERVNGIIKQEWIYRMKRPKNMDGAMHILKDIIYFYNNKRPHMSNMMKTPAEKRRNYVGC
- the mgtA gene encoding magnesium-translocating P-type ATPase, with translation MANKSVKDVFAILQTNTIGLNRDEVDQRRDEFGENIVVHEQKKSVIVLLCKAFINPFIGVLTVLVIISLILDVLMADSGSKDWTGPIIISVMVVASTILRFWQEWKAGEATEGLMKMVKNTCTVKRADESDYIEIDISELVPGDIVYLSAGDMVPADIRIIENKDLFVSQSALSGESEPVEKRSDIETIDKAAGNVVDLGNICYMGTTVISGSATGVVIAIGNKTYLGAIAKSITGTRAKTSFDKGVTKVSMLLIRFMLVMVPFVFFVNGFTKGEWLEAFIFAVSVAVGLTPEILPMIVTATLSKGAVSMSKKNVIVKNLNAIQNFGAMNILCTDKTGTLTCDSIVLEKYINADGSDDNDRRILRHAYYNSFFQTGLKNLMDKAILAHVSDLQMEHLADDYNKVDEIPFDFTRRRMSVVVEDHSGKRQIITKGAVEEVLSICSHVEIGDRVCYITDELRRKSLDITEDMNRDGLRVIAVAQKSYVEKGGEFSVIDEDDMVLIGYLAFLDPPKPSAINAIRKLEENGVSVKVLSGDNEAIVKTVARHIGMDSTSSLTGMQIDAMTDEELKEKLPDTVLFSKLTPLAKSRIITLLQDLGNTVGFMGDGINDAAALRQSDVGISVDSGVDIAKESSDIILLEKDLMVLEDGVMEGRKTFGNMMKYIKMTTSSNFGNMFSVLAASAFLPFLPMMPVHLLIQNLLYDTSQISIPFDKFDGEYLKKPRKWDASDLSRFMLCIGPISSVFDILTYLLMWYVFGCNSPAHQSLFQSGWFVEGLLSQTLIVHMIRTRRIPFIQSRASWPVMGLTLMVMVIGCIIPFTGIGAAIGLVPLPLSYFFWLIGILFCYCMLTQIIKKIYIRKFGNWL